Within the Dryobates pubescens isolate bDryPub1 chromosome 2, bDryPub1.pri, whole genome shotgun sequence genome, the region tcATGGCTGACATCCTCACCATTCATTTCCAGAAGGCAAGGAATAATGGTGGAGATGTGGAAGAAGTGGAGTATCCAACAAGGCTGAAAGGAGTTGCCTACATCACTTTTGAAGATCAGAAAGGTATTTAGGCTGATGTGTTGTAGTCAGCAGAACCATCCCCAGAAGGGCTAGAagcacagtttgggttggaagggaccttaaagatcacctagttccaaccccactaccCTGGGCTCCTTGTAGacccaagttgctcaaggccccatccaactcATGAAGGTGCTTGGAGCCTCCATGacgtctctgggcaacctgttccagtgccttaccCACCCAAGTGGTACAGAGTTTCTTCCTAGTgtctcagcctcttccagtttgaagccattaacccttgttctgtcactccatgcctttgtaaaaagtcacagaagcacagaattgtcagggttggaaggggccccaagcatcagccagttccagcccccctgccacgggcagggacacctcacactacagcaggttgctcacagccacatccagcctggccttaaaagcatccagggatgggacttccactgcctccctgggcaacctgtgccagtgcctcaccaccctcatggggaagaacttcttcctagggTCTAATCTTAATcttccctcctctagcttggaccCATTCCcaccagtcctatcactccctgacaccctcaaaagttccctccccagctttcttggaggcccccttcagatcctggaacaCCACAGTAAAgtctatcactacccaacaccctacaAATTCCCTCTCCAgatttcctgtagcccccttcaaatactggaactgAATTGATccctcaggctgaacagccccaactctctcagcctgtccccacaggtgaggtgctccagccctcagtcatcttagtggcttcctctggacttgctctaCCAGTTCCCCACCCTTATGTCAAGCCTAAACCCTAATGATTTTTAATTGTTTCCTGTTAGGAGGATGTTAGAGAGCTGGGAGACTTAACACCTCTCTTCCAGTTAAAAGTTTTGGGCTCTTCTGTTTATTGAAGCCATGACTCTGAGCATGCTTTGTGCAGAGCCTTGTGTTTGGGGTGAGGAATAAATTGACACCCTGCACAACATGAAtttgcagcaaggcctttgcaaATGAATCTCTTGCTAATTAATATTCTGAGAAGGCTGGctgtctctccctccctccctgaacactcacagaatcactgactggggagggttagaagggatctctggagatcatggagtccaacccccctaccaaagcagggtcacctagagaaggtcacccagaagcacatccaggtgggcttcaAATATCcctagagatggagactccagcacctctctgggcagcctgctccagggctctgtccccCTTAAATTAAAGGAGCTCCTCCTCATCTTTAGATTGAACTTcttatagagtcacagaatcaagaaggttggaagagacctcaaagatcatcaagtccaacctaccacccaagacctcctgactaactaaaccatggcaccaagtgccacatccaatcccctcttggacacctcctgggatggtgactccaccacctccctgggcagcacattccagtggccaacaactctctgtgaagaactttctcctcacctccagcctaaacttcctctggcacagcttgagactgcgtcctcttgttctggtgctggttgcctggcagaagagtccaacccccacctggctacaacctcccttcagggagctgtagacagcactaaggcctcccctgagcctggaggtgttcaggaaacctgtggccatggcactttgggacagggtttgatggccatggtgacCAAGGAcctaatgatcttagaggtcttttccaaccttaatggttctatgaAGGTTCTGTGAAAGGTGTTGTGCCATCAGGCTGTGCACTGAGTGCCTCTGCCTTTGTcttcagttgtagagagcgTTCTGAAGAAGGATGACCATCAGCTGGAGGACAGGAGGCTCTCCAGACACTACCCCCTGAGGGTAACGCCTTACTGTGAGAACGTAAGCGTGttattcctccctccccttggGCTTCCATTGCTCTGTTAACCCATCACTCACCTTCTCCCCTTCCAATGTCCAGGTCTTCAGCTCTGTCACCTCTGTCCTCAATATGTCTGTTTTCAAAGAGCAGTTTGTCTTGGAAGAGCTGCTACAAGAAATCCAAGGgaagagcacagcactgagctttGGCCCTCTGCAGCCCGATGGGCACGTTGCAGTTCAAGGGTCATTCCCAGACATCAAATTGCTGAGAGACTTTCTCCTACTCAAAGCAAAATGCCTTTCAGAGAAggacagaagaggagagagtaaGTCCCACCAGAGTCCAAGGCGGATGCTGCAAGACACCCAGGCTAACAGAGGGCTGAGTAGCTCTGCGCCTGATGCGGATGGGGAAACCCAAGTGGTTGTTCTTGACGCAGATGTGTATCTCTACATGAAGTCCTTCCACCCCAGCACactccagggaggtgctggtgttGTCATTTCTGCCATCACTGACTGTGATACCACTACCCTGCACATTAAGAGTGCTGGACATGGGGCTGATGTGGGACAGATCTCCAGAACCAGAGAGCAGATTGAAGACCTGTCTGCAAAACTTTACAGGGCTTTACGTAAGGAAAGGATCTAcctgaaggagagcagcagaggggaaaaggagaggtaCCAAAGGCTGTGTGGCCACCTGAAAGCCCGTTTCCCTCATGTTTTGGTGATTGAGCAGGATGCTCACATTGATGTTAtaggagaacaggctgagctgctccgCTTtaccagggagctgagcagtaCGAGGCAGAGCTGGTAGGAAGGCAGCGCTGATGCTCTTGGTGTGATGCTTCTCGTGCAGACTGtagtgctgcagcctgcactccTCTCTGTGTGGCTCTCCCACTTGCAGGCCTGGGAAGTCCATTCTCCCCCAGATACCAAATAAAGTTCAGAACAAGAAAGAAATGAGCTTGGAGTCTGATGAACTGACACAATCACAGCATGggctgggccagaagggacctccaaagctcacccagtctgacctccctgcagtcagcagggacagccccaaccagatcaggttgcccagggcttcatctagtctcaccttgaataacTCCAGGcaagaggtgattctccccctgtacactgcactggttaggccacaccttgagtcctgtgtccagttctgggcccctcagttgaggaaggaggctgacttgctagaacaagtccagagaagggcaacaaagttggtgaggggtttggaacacagccctgtgaggagaggctgagggagctggggttgcttagcctgcagaagaggaggctcaggggagaccttattgctctctgcaactccctgaagggaggttgtagccaggtgggggttggtctcttctcccaggcagccagtaccagaacaagaggacacagtctcaaactgtgccaggggaggtttaggctggaggttaggaagaagttctacacagagagagtgattgcccattggaatgtgctgcccagggaggtggtggagtcaccatcactggaggtgttcaggaggagacttgatggggtgcttggtgccgtgggttagttgtttaggtggtgttgggttgatgggttggacgcgatgatcttgaaggtctcttccaacctggtttattctatcctatctatctaacctccctgggcaacctgttctgggccccttccACCTAGCTGCAGCTACTTTTTCCCTGTTGTTAGCTGCATTTTGAGCAGattcacaggatcccaggatgttaggggtttaAAGggacctgaccactcttgcaggaatgaaattgtttatcatgtccaacctaaacctcccctggcacaacttcaggccatttcctctccttctatcagctgatggtagggagaagagacaaaccctcccctggctcctttcagggagttgtagagagctgtgTGGTCTCCACTCAGCCCTTCTTCTGCTCCCTGTGGAGCTCAGACAGCTCTTCAGGGCTGTTTTGAGTACTGCCCACAGAGCTTAAGCAAGTTTTTCAACCTCAC harbors:
- the RBM43 gene encoding RNA-binding protein 43 is translated as MASVWGREGGGGAAGPGGRLRREAAAGGRGGLALPAARLPPPGLPRPRCPRGKSTPPAPVAAAREARKAARKVVIAGVPDGLLQEDVMADILTIHFQKARNNGGDVEEVEYPTRLKGVAYITFEDQKVVESVLKKDDHQLEDRRLSRHYPLRVTPYCENVFSSVTSVLNMSVFKEQFVLEELLQEIQGKSTALSFGPLQPDGHVAVQGSFPDIKLLRDFLLLKAKCLSEKDRRGESKSHQSPRRMLQDTQANRGLSSSAPDADGETQVVVLDADVYLYMKSFHPSTLQGGAGVVISAITDCDTTTLHIKSAGHGADVGQISRTREQIEDLSAKLYRALRKERIYLKESSRGEKERYQRLCGHLKARFPHVLVIEQDAHIDVIGEQAELLRFTRELSSTRQSW